From Mustela erminea isolate mMusErm1 chromosome 1, mMusErm1.Pri, whole genome shotgun sequence, a single genomic window includes:
- the LOC116568233 gene encoding olfactory receptor-like protein OLF4, protein MYLVTILGNLLIFLAVSSDSHLHMPIYFFLANLSFVDICFTFTTIPKMLVNIETQKKVIPYGSCIMQMFFFILLATLDNFLLTVMAYDRFVAICHPLHYMATMSPQPCGLLVLVSWIMIVSLFYCTSLGVYLSSAATQSSHSSAVATVMYTMVTPMLNPFIYSLRNKDIKEALNVVMGLYDPP, encoded by the exons ATGTACCTGGTTACCATACTTGGGAATCTGCTCATCTTCTTGGCTGTTAGTTCAGATTCCCATCTCCATATGCCCAtatacttcttccttgccaaccTGTCCTTTGTAGACATCTGTTTCACCTTCACCACCATTCCCAAGATGTTGGTGAatatagaaacacagaaaaaagtcATACCTTATGGCAGCTGCATCATGCAGATGttcttttttatacttcttgCAACTTTGGACAACTTCCTCTTGACTGTGATGGCTTATGATCGCTTTGTGGCAATCTGCCACCCCCTACACTACATGGCAACAATGAGCCCTCAGCCTTGTGGACTGCTGGTTCTGGTATCCTGGATCATGA TTGTCTCCTTATTTTATTGTACTAGCCTAGGAGTGTACCTTAGCTCTGCTGCTACCCAGAGCTCCCACTCAAGTGCAGTAGCCACGGTGATGTACACGATGGTCACACCTATGCTGAATCCCTTCATCTATAGTTTGAGGAACAAAGATATAAAGGAGgctctaaat GTAGTCATGGGACTTTATGATCCTCCTTAA